A portion of the Francisella uliginis genome contains these proteins:
- a CDS encoding biotin synthase — protein MFNYNLFLQHLSNRKIYQTSFIKNEIAQRLLKRLDFIKLNPIDILVVGYQDIDYLNILKSRFPNANIHSNQTDKELFDIVISNSIIHLTDNLAQELDNYYGLLNNDGILLFSTFGDKSFTSMKQAFATVSDKKHTNDMIDLLTWGNTLQSSRYKTPAIESDLITFTYENTTTLFEDIRALNEPLADTTMHVGLTGKKLWNNFLIEVKQNLQLEIEALYGYAIRKDDDSLKPRTNPNRVSLDELKEQIANFKKANNT, from the coding sequence ATGTTTAACTATAATCTTTTTTTGCAGCATCTATCAAATAGAAAGATCTATCAAACATCATTTATAAAAAATGAAATTGCTCAAAGACTCTTAAAAAGGCTAGATTTTATAAAGCTTAATCCGATCGATATATTAGTTGTTGGATATCAGGATATAGATTATCTAAATATACTTAAGAGTCGCTTTCCTAATGCAAATATTCATAGCAATCAAACGGATAAAGAGCTATTTGATATTGTTATATCTAATTCTATTATTCATTTAACAGATAATTTAGCTCAAGAATTAGACAATTATTATGGGCTACTAAATAATGATGGAATCTTACTTTTTTCAACTTTTGGTGATAAATCTTTTACCTCAATGAAACAAGCATTTGCAACTGTGAGTGATAAAAAGCATACCAATGATATGATAGATTTATTAACATGGGGAAATACTCTACAATCAAGCAGATATAAAACCCCCGCTATAGAATCAGATTTAATTACTTTCACCTATGAAAATACAACTACTCTTTTTGAGGATATTAGAGCACTAAACGAGCCGCTAGCCGATACGACTATGCATGTAGGTTTAACTGGTAAAAAGTTATGGAACAACTTCCTAATAGAAGTTAAACAAAATTTACAATTAGAAATAGAAGCTCTATATGGCTATGCAATCCGTAAAGATGATGATAGCTTAAAGCCTCGTACCAATCCTAATAGAGTAAGCTTAGATGAGCTAAAAGAACAAATTGCTAACTTCAAAAAAGCTAACAATACATAA
- a CDS encoding DUF3573 domain-containing protein gives MVRKLRKSFIVIGSVLVCYGLGYSESSPEVVSQGGPLGATSIGDQNLNNTSTTNTSKSANPTATQPQSSKSGSQNINEKELLLKLQEQVQQLQGQLQQIKSQKGQQVKNMSGGDSQFTTYSRKVYDNKPNSSETITSGDLSQTLVGGQSASDIMENVNASNSIIDLGNKSLGGVFNQNGGIDVGGAPAITTQGQVTFLGSYSGNNSIPIGQIPSNLFASTLLGQRERFDDYSVFFGGFIEADAQAWFGSSNIVPPSSDGTGGISGNGQNIYLTNAKLYFLSNLGHYVTAQFDFDTSESGDFSLGNAFVIFGNLDTSPFFVTAGRSKLSVGTYGGGGPWTSGITDFLSPGTVTNVSVNYKSEVWNANVTVFGSDDQTADFSTGLFYADSWTDNLIGAFNVGYVYNMAGADNGSLSSYLNTVGLSKATPIGAFNFDGNLTYGLLGGFLNLGAGWSTTTNAQDFNGTGANVLAGAWYGAANYSLVLGGRNTSFGVSYGQSYNAANLPMSLSASPINGNSTTSGIKEQLIFNANRAYFDNNVLFGPEYSYQKLYNGQYMNTITLDMSVYV, from the coding sequence GTGGTACGAAAGTTAAGAAAAAGCTTTATTGTAATTGGTAGTGTATTAGTTTGCTATGGTCTGGGATATTCAGAAAGCTCTCCTGAAGTTGTTTCTCAAGGAGGCCCTCTTGGCGCTACAAGTATAGGGGATCAAAACCTAAATAATACATCAACTACAAATACCTCAAAAAGTGCTAACCCAACAGCAACTCAGCCACAAAGCTCAAAGTCAGGATCTCAAAATATTAATGAAAAGGAGCTTTTGCTTAAATTACAAGAACAAGTTCAGCAGTTACAGGGACAGTTACAGCAAATAAAATCGCAAAAAGGCCAGCAAGTCAAAAACATGTCTGGTGGCGACTCACAGTTTACTACATATAGTAGGAAAGTATATGATAATAAGCCTAATTCATCTGAAACAATAACTAGTGGTGATCTAAGCCAAACTTTAGTAGGCGGACAAAGTGCATCAGATATTATGGAGAATGTTAACGCGAGTAACTCGATAATTGATTTAGGCAATAAATCATTAGGAGGGGTATTTAACCAAAATGGTGGTATTGACGTTGGCGGTGCTCCAGCAATTACGACTCAAGGTCAGGTTACTTTCCTAGGTTCATATTCAGGTAACAACAGTATCCCTATTGGTCAGATTCCATCAAACCTTTTTGCTTCAACTTTATTAGGTCAAAGAGAGAGATTCGATGACTACTCAGTTTTCTTTGGTGGCTTCATTGAGGCAGATGCACAAGCTTGGTTTGGTAGTAGTAATATTGTTCCGCCATCATCTGATGGTACTGGTGGAATATCTGGAAATGGACAAAATATTTATTTAACAAATGCAAAGTTATACTTCTTATCTAACCTTGGTCACTATGTAACAGCACAGTTTGACTTTGATACTTCTGAATCAGGTGATTTTAGCTTAGGTAATGCTTTTGTGATATTTGGTAATTTAGATACATCCCCTTTCTTTGTTACAGCAGGTAGAAGTAAACTATCAGTTGGTACATATGGTGGTGGTGGTCCATGGACTTCAGGTATTACAGATTTTCTATCTCCTGGAACAGTTACTAATGTCTCAGTGAATTATAAGAGTGAAGTATGGAACGCTAATGTTACTGTTTTTGGTTCAGATGACCAAACAGCAGATTTCTCAACAGGCCTATTCTATGCTGATAGTTGGACAGATAACTTAATTGGAGCATTTAACGTTGGTTATGTTTATAATATGGCAGGTGCAGATAATGGTTCATTAAGTAGTTATTTAAATACTGTAGGTCTCTCAAAAGCAACGCCAATAGGAGCGTTTAACTTTGATGGTAACTTAACTTATGGCTTACTAGGAGGGTTTTTAAACTTAGGTGCTGGTTGGTCGACAACAACAAATGCACAAGACTTTAATGGAACAGGGGCTAATGTGCTTGCAGGAGCATGGTATGGTGCAGCCAACTACTCATTAGTATTAGGCGGTAGAAATACCAGTTTCGGTGTCTCGTATGGTCAGTCATATAATGCTGCAAATCTACCAATGAGCTTATCAGCATCACCAATAAATGGGAATAGTACTACTTCAGGAATAAAAGAGCAGCTTATTTTCAACGCCAACAGAGCTTATTTTGATAATAATGTCTTATTTGGTCCAGAATATTCATATCAAAAACTATATAATGGTCAATATATGAATACTATTACTCTAGATATGTCGGTATACGTATAG
- the murB gene encoding UDP-N-acetylmuramate dehydrogenase, translating to MSQYISLEKYNTYRIKSFAKHVYFPSNEKDLLEIVDKHENVFFLGNGSNVIFSKEYYDDEIAFVVFCKNFNSFSISDCDVDVQAGALLQDLALATYDAGLSGIETFYDVPASLGGALIMNAGAYGDEIYTYIKSVRVLDLNKKEIIEYKKEDIEYGYRYSMFKNDSNICILSAKFEFERKSKSDIKAKLDDIYSRRLSNLPQKPTAGSVFKRPQANMPVGVMVEELGLKGKTIGDAQISPKHGGIIVNNGNASGNDIIELIAFIKSTILENYNIKLHEEQIVI from the coding sequence ATGTCACAATATATATCTTTAGAAAAATATAATACTTATAGAATTAAATCATTTGCAAAACATGTTTATTTTCCCAGTAATGAAAAGGATCTTTTAGAGATTGTAGATAAACATGAGAATGTATTTTTTCTTGGTAATGGTAGTAATGTGATTTTTTCTAAAGAATATTATGATGATGAAATAGCTTTTGTTGTTTTCTGTAAAAATTTTAATTCTTTTAGTATTTCAGATTGTGATGTTGATGTGCAAGCAGGAGCTTTGCTACAAGATTTAGCATTAGCAACATATGATGCTGGTTTAAGTGGTATTGAGACATTTTATGATGTTCCAGCTAGTTTAGGTGGCGCGTTAATTATGAATGCTGGAGCTTATGGAGATGAGATTTATACTTATATCAAAAGTGTTAGAGTTCTAGATCTCAATAAAAAAGAGATAATAGAGTATAAAAAAGAAGATATAGAATACGGTTATAGATACTCTATGTTTAAAAATGATAGTAATATTTGTATATTATCTGCTAAATTTGAGTTTGAAAGAAAGTCAAAATCAGATATTAAAGCTAAGTTGGATGATATTTACTCACGTCGGTTATCTAATTTACCACAAAAACCTACAGCAGGAAGTGTGTTTAAAAGACCACAAGCAAACATGCCTGTGGGAGTTATGGTTGAAGAACTTGGCCTTAAAGGTAAAACAATTGGTGATGCACAGATTTCGCCGAAGCATGGTGGAATTATTGTTAATAATGGTAATGCTTCGGGTAATGATATAATAGAGCTTATTGCGTTTATAAAATCTACAATTTTAGAAAATTATAATATAAAACTTCATGAGGAACAGATAGTTATTTAA
- the der gene encoding ribosome biogenesis GTPase Der has protein sequence MSFLVAIVGRANVGKSTLFNVLTNSRDALVFDFEGVTRDRQYGQAKYDDLDYLVVDTGGISDQDAGFDEFMAKQSEMAIDEANLVFFVVDGRSGLTAGDEYVANLLRQRDKKVIVVVNKVDGVDEEAAMAEFYSFGFDKVFAISAAHRRNTQKLVDKFLKKPLNDYYQDYTQTGEHKEQLRHGIHYSLIGRPNVGKSTLTNRMLGEDRVVVFDMPGTTIDSVSIPFERHGQKYTIVDTAGVRKRGKVKQTLEKFSVVKTLQAIQDSNVVVAVVDARQGISDQDLSLIHFAIKNGRALVLAVNKWDGMTEEDRNKVKEDIKRRLYFLQDYVDIHFISALHGTNVGHVFESIQTAYECANKKITTADATRLLQLAIDAHSPPMVGKFRIKLKYAHVGGHNPPVIVIHGNQVTKLPHSYKRYLENFFREALEFRGTPIVFEFRQSENPFATKKNKRSKDEGSKSKKVK, from the coding sequence ATGTCTTTTTTAGTTGCTATAGTGGGCAGAGCTAATGTTGGTAAATCAACATTATTTAATGTGCTTACTAATTCTCGAGATGCTTTAGTTTTTGATTTTGAAGGTGTGACGCGTGATCGTCAATATGGTCAAGCAAAATATGATGATTTAGATTATTTAGTAGTCGATACTGGGGGTATATCTGATCAGGATGCTGGTTTTGATGAGTTTATGGCGAAACAATCTGAGATGGCTATAGATGAAGCTAATCTAGTATTTTTTGTTGTTGATGGTAGATCTGGCTTAACAGCTGGTGATGAGTATGTGGCTAATCTATTGCGTCAAAGAGACAAAAAGGTAATAGTTGTCGTTAATAAGGTTGATGGTGTTGATGAAGAAGCTGCAATGGCTGAATTTTATAGTTTTGGCTTTGATAAAGTCTTTGCAATATCAGCAGCACATCGCAGAAATACTCAAAAGTTAGTAGATAAGTTTCTAAAAAAACCATTGAATGATTACTATCAAGACTATACTCAAACAGGTGAGCATAAAGAGCAGCTCCGTCATGGAATTCATTACTCATTGATTGGTAGGCCTAATGTTGGTAAATCAACTCTTACAAATAGGATGCTTGGGGAAGATAGAGTTGTGGTGTTTGATATGCCTGGAACAACTATTGATAGTGTCAGTATCCCATTTGAGAGACATGGCCAAAAATATACTATAGTTGATACAGCTGGGGTGCGCAAAAGAGGTAAAGTAAAACAAACACTAGAGAAATTCTCAGTAGTTAAAACTTTACAGGCTATACAAGATTCAAATGTTGTCGTAGCAGTAGTTGATGCTAGGCAAGGTATATCAGATCAAGATTTAAGTTTGATACATTTTGCAATTAAGAACGGAAGAGCTCTAGTTTTAGCTGTCAATAAATGGGATGGCATGACAGAAGAAGATCGTAATAAGGTTAAAGAAGATATAAAAAGAAGATTATATTTCTTACAAGACTATGTAGATATTCACTTTATATCAGCTCTTCATGGCACAAATGTAGGTCATGTTTTTGAGTCTATACAAACTGCTTATGAGTGTGCCAATAAGAAAATAACTACAGCAGATGCTACAAGATTGTTACAGCTTGCTATAGATGCACATTCACCGCCAATGGTGGGTAAATTTAGAATTAAACTAAAATATGCTCATGTAGGTGGTCATAATCCGCCTGTAATTGTTATACATGGTAATCAAGTAACTAAACTACCACATTCTTATAAGAGATATTTAGAAAACTTCTTTAGAGAAGCTTTAGAATTTAGAGGAACTCCTATAGTATTTGAATTTAGGCAATCAGAGAATCCATTTGCGACTAAAAAAAATAAGAGATCAAAAGATGAAGGCAGTAAGAGTAAAAAAGTTAAATAA
- a CDS encoding sensor domain-containing protein, translating to MSHYLKEELYELISKNHKVFDSLQHSSLDGLWYLDLENPENEWMNDKFWEILGHDPREKKPLSSEWQDLIFPEDFQVAMQNLEKHLKDPNYEYSQIVRYKHKDGSTVWIRCRGIAIRNEEGKPIRMLGAHNDLTKLKNIQQDLKESKEFSELMFDASEDIMFVKDENYRLVKANKAMLNLYPKDIQQSVIGTTTVEKFSPEEAEFFLKYDKIAFEKGSSRTIEHITTPAGEKKVIDTYKVRFYNKAGEPFILGIARDVTERETLLQSIKEKNTKLNYIAYNDELTKLLNRKGFIKAAEKSLKKTKEDHLAALIMIDLDNFKFINGSFGYSVGDKLIVTISNILKSCLPENSVIGRSGGDDFLVLVENQKSLQEIEEITKNIIKQISTPIDINKNTITQSVSIGIATYPDIASNIEKLLQNADTAMHNAKAMGKNIYSHYSIDYDEATKRRNSIERELLNIDMSEFNIVYHPQFDINTNIYGVEALIRWNSPTLGNVTPDEFIPIAEKNQTIEKIGKWIFKRTISDWQKLLKDKLIGNIKLSINISSIQLINNEFSDKIIKYFDKVDKKLITFEITETYLLSDINYTKSIINKLNNKGFSFALDDFGTGYSSLKYLANLPIRYLKIDKSFVSDLDKENNKTIIKAIVQLSNNLDKKCVAEGVETAQQLEFLKSIGCDFYQGFYFSKPIPFIELKKLLQSHQQN from the coding sequence ATGAGTCACTACCTTAAAGAAGAGCTCTATGAGCTAATAAGCAAAAATCATAAAGTTTTTGACTCTTTACAACATTCTAGTCTTGATGGCTTATGGTACCTTGATTTAGAAAATCCTGAAAATGAATGGATGAATGATAAATTTTGGGAAATACTAGGTCATGATCCAAGAGAGAAAAAACCTCTATCTTCTGAATGGCAAGATCTAATTTTCCCAGAAGATTTTCAAGTTGCAATGCAAAATCTTGAGAAACATCTTAAAGACCCTAACTATGAGTATTCACAGATAGTTAGATATAAACATAAAGATGGTTCTACAGTATGGATAAGATGTCGCGGAATAGCAATTCGTAATGAAGAAGGTAAACCTATTAGAATGCTTGGAGCGCATAATGATCTAACTAAACTAAAAAATATACAGCAAGACTTAAAAGAATCTAAAGAATTCTCTGAGTTAATGTTTGATGCTAGTGAAGATATTATGTTCGTTAAAGATGAGAATTATCGTCTTGTCAAAGCAAATAAAGCTATGCTAAACCTATATCCAAAGGATATCCAACAGTCTGTCATTGGAACAACAACTGTTGAAAAATTCTCACCTGAAGAAGCTGAGTTTTTTTTAAAATATGACAAAATTGCTTTTGAAAAAGGCTCATCAAGAACTATTGAACATATAACTACTCCTGCCGGCGAAAAAAAAGTTATAGATACTTATAAGGTTAGGTTCTACAATAAAGCTGGAGAGCCTTTTATATTAGGAATAGCTAGAGATGTCACTGAAAGGGAAACATTACTTCAGAGTATAAAAGAAAAGAATACCAAACTTAACTATATAGCATATAATGATGAGCTAACTAAGCTTCTTAATCGTAAAGGATTTATCAAAGCTGCCGAAAAATCTCTTAAAAAAACTAAAGAAGATCACTTAGCGGCTCTAATAATGATAGATCTAGATAATTTTAAGTTTATAAATGGTTCTTTTGGATATTCTGTAGGTGACAAGCTTATAGTCACTATCTCTAACATACTAAAATCTTGTCTACCTGAGAATAGTGTCATTGGTAGATCTGGTGGCGATGACTTTTTAGTTCTAGTTGAAAATCAAAAAAGCCTTCAAGAAATCGAAGAAATTACTAAAAATATAATAAAACAGATATCTACTCCAATCGACATAAATAAAAACACTATAACCCAGTCTGTTAGTATAGGAATCGCAACATACCCTGATATCGCATCAAATATAGAAAAGCTGCTACAAAATGCTGATACAGCTATGCATAATGCTAAAGCTATGGGTAAAAATATATATTCTCACTATAGTATCGATTATGATGAAGCTACAAAGCGGCGTAATAGCATAGAACGCGAGTTATTAAATATAGATATGAGCGAGTTTAATATTGTTTATCATCCTCAGTTTGATATTAATACAAACATTTATGGAGTTGAAGCTCTAATACGTTGGAACTCACCTACCTTAGGCAATGTCACACCTGATGAGTTTATACCTATAGCAGAAAAAAATCAAACTATTGAAAAAATAGGCAAATGGATATTTAAAAGGACTATATCTGACTGGCAAAAGTTATTAAAAGATAAGCTAATAGGAAATATAAAGCTATCTATAAACATATCGAGTATACAACTTATTAACAATGAGTTTTCTGATAAGATAATTAAATATTTTGATAAAGTTGATAAAAAGCTAATAACTTTTGAAATTACAGAAACGTATTTACTAAGTGATATAAATTACACCAAATCAATTATTAATAAATTAAATAATAAAGGTTTTAGTTTTGCTCTAGATGATTTTGGTACAGGTTACTCTTCATTAAAATATCTGGCTAATTTACCTATTAGATACCTAAAAATCGATAAATCATTTGTAAGCGATCTTGATAAAGAAAATAACAAAACAATCATAAAAGCTATAGTACAATTGTCAAATAATTTAGATAAGAAGTGTGTTGCCGAAGGTGTTGAAACAGCTCAACAACTTGAGTTTTTAAAATCAATTGGCTGTGATTTTTATCAAGGATTCTATTTTAGTAAACCTATACCTTTTATAGAGCTCAAAAAACTATTACAATCACATCAACAAAATTAA
- a CDS encoding UDP-N-acetylglucosamine 1-carboxyvinyltransferase → MKAVRVKKLNNIADEITINISGAKNALLHLIFASLIPDTETTFSNVPTTLLDYKGAKEILESVGAVVTEKGEDVTIETSKISTQTLELCGEMTSKTRCSLMLLGSMLKKKGRVKIGFPGGCSFSEKRPFDIHLKGLEALGAKVILAEEHIEVVYKEEKDAEFKMPFPSVGATMNLVMYAVIGNSEVILENVALEPEVVTLIDYLNKCGASIKFDIESRKIRILGVARLLGCGFEIIFDRIQAMTYAAMAYLYKTNVTITNINTKDTYNIAKPLEKLTNATAKWEYDQKNKALKFFGKGSNIKGVDIIAAPFPHFPTDLQPIYAVMLFMANSCSTIQDTVYPERINYVYQIRKMGFDISIDNNLIEIKPVKNFKNIRPAVMSVKDLRAGMACLMAGSLLDEFSTINNAHQIFRGYNNLIENMSHFMQIEILDNNI, encoded by the coding sequence ATGAAGGCAGTAAGAGTAAAAAAGTTAAATAATATTGCTGATGAAATAACAATAAATATTAGTGGTGCAAAGAATGCTTTATTGCATTTAATATTCGCTAGTTTAATTCCAGATACAGAAACTACATTTAGTAATGTCCCAACAACTTTATTAGATTATAAAGGTGCAAAAGAAATATTAGAGAGTGTTGGTGCAGTTGTTACAGAAAAAGGTGAAGATGTAACAATTGAGACATCTAAGATATCAACACAGACATTAGAGCTATGTGGTGAAATGACCTCAAAGACTCGTTGTTCTTTAATGCTTTTAGGTTCAATGCTAAAGAAAAAAGGACGTGTGAAAATTGGATTTCCTGGAGGCTGTAGTTTTAGTGAAAAGAGACCTTTTGATATTCACTTAAAAGGACTAGAAGCACTAGGTGCTAAAGTTATTTTAGCAGAAGAGCATATAGAGGTTGTTTATAAAGAAGAAAAAGATGCTGAGTTTAAAATGCCTTTTCCTTCTGTTGGAGCAACTATGAACTTAGTTATGTATGCGGTTATTGGTAACTCTGAAGTTATTCTTGAGAATGTTGCTTTAGAGCCTGAAGTTGTTACCTTAATTGATTATTTAAATAAATGTGGAGCAAGTATCAAGTTTGATATTGAGAGCCGAAAAATTAGAATATTAGGTGTTGCAAGACTATTAGGTTGTGGATTTGAGATAATTTTTGATCGTATTCAAGCTATGACTTATGCTGCGATGGCGTATTTATATAAAACAAATGTAACTATTACAAATATAAATACAAAAGATACATATAATATTGCAAAGCCTTTAGAAAAACTTACTAATGCGACTGCTAAATGGGAATATGATCAAAAAAATAAGGCATTAAAGTTTTTTGGTAAAGGTAGTAATATCAAAGGTGTTGATATAATAGCCGCACCTTTTCCTCATTTTCCGACAGATTTACAACCCATATACGCTGTAATGCTATTTATGGCAAATAGCTGTAGTACTATCCAAGATACTGTTTATCCTGAGCGTATTAACTATGTGTATCAGATTCGCAAAATGGGTTTTGATATCTCTATAGATAATAATCTCATTGAAATAAAGCCAGTGAAAAATTTTAAGAATATTCGCCCAGCAGTGATGAGTGTTAAAGATCTGCGTGCGGGAATGGCTTGTCTAATGGCAGGATCATTACTTGATGAATTTTCAACTATAAATAATGCTCATCAGATATTTAGAGGGTATAATAATCTCATAGAAAATATGTCTCATTTTATGCAAATTGAGATTTTAGATAATAATATTTAG
- the ribF gene encoding bifunctional riboflavin kinase/FAD synthetase, whose translation MKINTSLRKVKNSKPTAVAIGSFDGVHLGHQAIIKKLTSIARENQLQPYILFFEPLPKEFFLKENAPTRIYDFRNKIINLHNLGLENIICQKFNTNFANIEAEDFIEKYLIEKLNIKHIIVGDDFKFGKKRKGDYDLLKTFSTKYNFKVDKISTLNLDNHRISSSQIRQAIAEHNLVQASKLLGRSLKINSRVIHGQKNGRKIGFHTANQKLPKNSALKGVYLTKVHFDNNECFYGISNAGTRPTVDGKNNLLETHIFNFDKDIYSKHITTEIIEFIRPEKKFNSFEELKSQISQDIKKAKSLITTL comes from the coding sequence ATGAAAATTAACACAAGCTTAAGAAAAGTTAAAAACTCTAAGCCTACAGCAGTAGCTATAGGATCTTTTGATGGTGTCCATTTAGGCCATCAAGCAATTATAAAAAAGTTGACATCTATTGCCAGAGAAAATCAGCTACAGCCTTATATTTTATTTTTTGAACCCTTACCAAAAGAATTTTTCCTTAAAGAAAACGCGCCAACTAGAATTTATGATTTTAGAAATAAAATCATAAATCTACATAATCTCGGTCTGGAAAATATTATATGCCAAAAATTCAACACTAACTTTGCTAATATTGAGGCTGAAGATTTTATAGAAAAATATTTGATAGAGAAATTAAATATAAAACATATTATCGTTGGCGATGATTTTAAATTTGGCAAAAAACGTAAAGGTGACTACGATCTTTTAAAAACATTTTCAACTAAATATAATTTCAAAGTCGATAAAATATCTACCCTAAATCTAGATAATCACCGCATTAGCAGCAGTCAAATACGTCAGGCTATTGCTGAGCATAATTTGGTTCAAGCTAGCAAACTTCTCGGAAGATCTTTAAAAATTAACTCAAGAGTTATACATGGGCAAAAAAACGGTAGAAAAATTGGCTTTCATACAGCAAACCAAAAATTACCAAAGAATTCTGCTCTTAAAGGCGTATATTTGACAAAAGTCCATTTTGATAATAACGAATGTTTTTATGGGATCTCCAACGCAGGAACTAGGCCTACTGTAGATGGTAAAAATAATCTTCTAGAGACACATATCTTTAATTTTGATAAGGATATTTACTCTAAACATATAACAACTGAGATAATAGAATTTATAAGACCAGAAAAAAAATTTAACTCTTTTGAAGAATTAAAATCTCAGATCTCTCAAGACATTAAGAAAGCAAAAAGTTTAATAACTACATTATAG
- a CDS encoding NAD-dependent malic enzyme codes for MERRVKRIRKLRNKSGKVFAIETNLTGRQLLNNRVLNKDVAFSQEERIAFDLLGYLPEKVESLDEQAVRVKKQLNIKQTSLEKYVFLNRLHDLNTTLFYHFVRENLEEIMPIIYTPTVGEAVQKYSSQFRKQNGLFISINHKRHIPKILERYEYNSIDLVLVTDGEAVLGIGDQGIGGMNISIGKIMVYVAASGIDPARVLPVQLDMGTNNDDLLAAPGYLGVRLPRVSGETYDEFIEEFVTQVKARFPNVFLHWEDLGRDNATRILEKYKERLCTFNDDIEGTGIVAAANCIAAIKTAMTIRVNSGELTEEEAIGGICDLKIIIYGAGSAGCGIARQLADVIADRAGITIEQARKSIYLVDRYGLVCDKLRAKRITPEQKPFVKTSDEIDKWDVEDFDYITLTEAVKNAKPDILIGTSGQPGSFTEEIVKTMAECNNYPIIMPLSNPTSLCEALPEDIIKWTEGKALIAAGSPFADVEYNGREYRISQGNNAFIFPGLGLGSVAVHAKVLTDGMIRAACYRLSELSPMVVHEDITQPLLANISDLVTVSKEITKAVAKQAILEDVHGVDIDLEDLTPEELDDEINRLINLSSWTPTYAPYMPI; via the coding sequence ATGGAAAGACGTGTAAAGAGAATAAGAAAATTACGAAATAAAAGTGGTAAGGTTTTTGCAATTGAAACAAATCTTACAGGTAGGCAACTACTCAATAATAGAGTTTTGAATAAAGATGTTGCTTTTAGTCAAGAAGAAAGAATAGCATTTGACCTACTTGGTTATCTACCTGAAAAGGTTGAGAGCTTGGACGAGCAAGCAGTAAGAGTTAAAAAGCAGCTTAACATTAAACAAACATCATTAGAAAAGTATGTTTTCTTAAATAGACTACATGATCTAAATACAACACTTTTTTATCATTTTGTGCGTGAGAATTTAGAAGAAATAATGCCTATTATATATACACCTACTGTTGGTGAGGCAGTACAGAAATATAGTAGTCAATTTAGGAAGCAAAATGGTCTTTTCATATCAATTAACCATAAAAGACATATTCCTAAAATTCTAGAAAGATATGAGTATAACAGTATTGACCTTGTTCTTGTGACAGATGGAGAGGCGGTTCTTGGTATTGGAGATCAAGGTATTGGTGGGATGAATATCAGTATTGGTAAAATTATGGTTTATGTTGCTGCTAGTGGTATAGATCCAGCTAGAGTTTTACCAGTACAGCTTGATATGGGAACTAATAATGATGATCTTCTTGCTGCTCCTGGTTATTTAGGGGTGCGTCTTCCAAGAGTTTCTGGTGAGACATACGATGAGTTCATAGAAGAGTTTGTTACTCAGGTTAAAGCAAGGTTCCCTAATGTATTCTTACACTGGGAAGATTTAGGTAGAGATAATGCTACTCGTATATTAGAGAAATATAAAGAAAGATTGTGTACATTTAATGATGATATTGAAGGTACAGGTATTGTTGCTGCGGCTAACTGTATTGCTGCAATTAAAACAGCAATGACAATTAGAGTTAATTCTGGTGAATTGACAGAAGAAGAAGCTATTGGCGGCATTTGTGATCTTAAAATAATTATTTATGGTGCAGGAAGTGCTGGCTGTGGTATTGCTAGACAACTTGCTGATGTGATAGCTGATAGAGCAGGTATTACAATTGAGCAAGCTAGAAAAAGTATTTATCTAGTTGATAGATATGGTTTAGTATGTGATAAGTTAAGAGCTAAAAGAATTACTCCTGAGCAAAAACCTTTTGTTAAGACAAGTGATGAAATAGATAAATGGGATGTTGAGGATTTTGATTATATAACTTTGACAGAAGCTGTGAAAAATGCAAAACCAGATATCTTAATTGGTACTTCTGGTCAACCAGGATCATTTACAGAAGAAATTGTTAAAACAATGGCTGAGTGTAACAATTATCCTATCATAATGCCGTTGTCAAATCCTACATCACTTTGTGAAGCTTTACCTGAAGATATTATTAAATGGACTGAAGGAAAAGCTCTAATAGCAGCAGGGAGTCCTTTTGCTGATGTTGAATATAATGGTAGAGAATATAGAATATCTCAAGGTAATAATGCGTTTATATTCCCTGGGTTAGGTCTTGGTTCTGTGGCAGTACATGCCAAAGTTTTAACTGATGGAATGATTAGAGCAGCGTGCTATAGATTAAGTGAGTTATCTCCTATGGTTGTTCATGAAGATATAACGCAGCCGTTATTAGCAAATATTTCAGATTTAGTAACGGTGAGTAAAGAGATTACAAAAGCTGTAGCAAAACAAGCTATATTAGAAGATGTTCATGGTGTTGATATTGATTTAGAAGACTTAACACCTGAAGAGCTTGATGATGAGATTAATAGACTGATTAATTTATCTTCATGGACACCAACTTACGCACCATATATGCCAATCTAA